The sequence TGCGCGGCCTGCCCTGTGTGCAGGTGCCGACCTCGCTGCTGGCGATGATCGACGCCTCGATCGGCGGCAAGACCGCGGTGGATGTGCCTGCCGGCAAGAACCTGGTCGGCGCGTTCCTGCAGCCGCGCCTCGTCGCGATCGACCCGCTGGCCTTGCGGACGCTGCCGGAGCGGGAGCTGCGCGGGGGGCTGGCCGAGGCGCTGAAGCACGGGGCGATCGCGGATGCCGACTACCTTCGCTGGATCGGTGCGAGCACCAGCGCGCTGCTGGCGCGGGAGCCGACGGCACTCGCGCACCTGATCCGGCGCTCCGTGGAGATCAAGGCCGCCGTCGTGCAGGCCGACCCGCTGGAGCGGGGCGTCCGTGCCATCCTGAATTTCGGCCATACGGTCGCACACGCGATCGAGGCACTCTCGGCCTATGCAGTCCCACACGGCTACGCCGTAGCGATCGGCATGGTCGCCGAAGCGGAGATCGGCGAGGCGGCGGAGGTGACGGAGCCGGGCACCGCGGCCGAGCTGCGCAGGGTGCTCCAGGGGCTCGGCCTGCCGACGGCGCTGCCCGCCGGCCTCGCGCCTGCCGACATCCTGAGCGCTGCCGCGTCGGACAAGAAGGCGCGCGCGGCGCGCATCCGCTACGCCCTGCTGAGCGAGGCCGGCTCAACGGCCACGGACCGCAGCGGCTCGCATACGATCGCGGTGGAGGACGCCGTGGCGCTGCGTGCGCTGAGCCGCTGTCAGCCGAGGGAACGACGCGACGCAAGTGTTTGACTGCCGTGCGCGGCGTCCGCTATCTTCGGCGGCGTGACGGTATGTCGGCGGACCGCGACGGTGGGCCCCTGGTGGGCGGCTCTGGAGGCGTAATGGCGCTCGACCAGCGTTTCGCTGGGCACACGGTCGCCGGCGTCCTCGAAGCGCAGGCTGCCGAGAACCCCGACCGCGTCTTCCTCATTGCGGGGAATCGCCGCTTCACCTACGCGCAGGTCAATGCCCGGTCCACGGCACTCGCCGCGGCGCTGATCGAGCTGGGCGTGGAGCGCGGGGACCGGATCGCCGTCGACCTCCCCAACTGGCCGGAATTCGTCGTCTCCCTTTTCGCGGCGGCCAAGCTCGGCGCCGTGATCGTTCCGCTCAATCCGCGCTACACCGTGCCCGAGCTGCAGTACATGCTGCGGCACTCGGAAGCCACGGTGGTGATCAGTGCCGAGGATTTCGGCGGCACGGACTACCTCCAGCTCTTCGAGGGCTTCCTCACGTCGCTGCCCGAGCTGCAGTACCTGGTCACGGTAGGCGAGGAGGACCTGTGGTACGACGACCGGATCTACCAGTTCGAGGATCTGGTCTCCAGCGGGGAGTCCGGAACGGAGGTCGTGACGCCGGAGCTCGATCCGGTACAGGATACGTTCGCGATCCTGTACACATCGGGCACGATGGGCAAGCCCAAGGGGGTCGCGCTCACGCACGAGAACCTGATCTCGACGTCGGCACTCACCGCCGACGCCATCGGGCTCTCGGCGGACGACGTCGTCTTCGGTGTCACGACGGTCTTCCACGTCTTCGGTCTCGGCCCCGGCATCATCGGGACCGCCATGGCGGGCGCGACGCTGGTGCTGCAGGAGCAGTTCCTGCCTGACGAGGCGCTGCACCTGATCGAGCAGCACCGGGTGACGGTGCACTATGGCGTGCCAACGGTGTATGTCACGGAGATGCGCGAGCTGGACGTCACCGAGGCGGACCTGTCGTCACTCCGCGTCGGGATCGTGGCCGGTGCCCCCATCGGCGATGAGCTCGTGCAGCGGATCCGCGACGCGCTCTGCCCGAACCTCCACGTCGCCTACTCGCTGACGGAGACCAGCTCCACCGTCGCGATGACGCGACCGGAGGACCCGCTCGACAAGAAGCTCTTCACCGTGGGGCGCCCGTTGCCGGGCACGGAGATGCGCGTGCTCGACCTGGACGGTACGATCCTGCCCAGTGAGAGCCTCGGTGAGATCGCGGTGCGTGGGCCCGGTATCATGAAGGGCTACTACCGCCAGCCCGGCGAGACGGCGCAGGTCTTCGACGACGAGGGCTACTTCCTCACGGGCGACCTGGGCATGATCGACGAGGACGGGTTCGTGCATATCGTCGGTCGTCGCAAGGAGCTGATCATTCGCGGCGGCTTCAACGTCTATCCGCGCGAGGTGGAGGACCGGCTGCACGCGCATCCCGCGGTGCTGGACGTCGCGGTCGTCGGGCTGCCGCACGAAGTGCTGGGCGAGGTCGTGTGCGCGTGCGTGGTGCCCGTCGAAGGTGCGATCGTGACGGGCGAAGAGATCAAGGAATGGTGCCGCGGCACGCTCGCGGACTACAAAGTACCGGACCTCGTCCGGTTCTTCGACTCCTTCCCGCTAACCGGCAGCGGCAAGGTTCGCCGAGTCGAGCTGGCCCGCATGGTCAGCGCCGAGGAGTCGAGCCGGCGGCCATAGCGGCCGCCCGGCGGCCCGCGTCCTGCGGGCAACACGCGCGTGCGTCGTGGTGACGCACGCGTACAGAGAATAGCGACGCCTCCTTCGGCTCGTCTCGCGACGATGACCGGAGAGCCGCGCGCCGCCGGACACGAAAATCCGCCGGCCCGCCGCCCTCCTGCAGCCGCCGCGAGCAGAGGAAGGGGGCCCGCCGACCGCGCGCAAGGATGCGCGCAGGGGAATCAGGAAGACATGTCAGCACAGTTCGCACGGGCACCCCACCAGGGACAGGGGCGCACCGGCCAGTCGTCCAATCCGCCGCACGCCGCACTGCTCATCGACTTCGACAACGTCACGATGGGCATCCGCAGCGACCTCACCAAGGAACTGAAGAACCTCCTCAACAGCGACATCATCAAGGGCAAGGTCGCGGTGCAGCGCGCCTACGCGGACTGGCGGCGCTACC comes from Longimicrobiales bacterium and encodes:
- the aroB gene encoding 3-dehydroquinate synthase → MIHLQLALPPDGCDVYIDAGLLEVVPSSILEAVPAAHYGIVADSHVADTYAWPLATALREEGVRADVVSFPAGEAHKSRETWAEMTDALLARRLGRDGCIIALGGGVACDLGGFVAATYMRGLPCVQVPTSLLAMIDASIGGKTAVDVPAGKNLVGAFLQPRLVAIDPLALRTLPERELRGGLAEALKHGAIADADYLRWIGASTSALLAREPTALAHLIRRSVEIKAAVVQADPLERGVRAILNFGHTVAHAIEALSAYAVPHGYAVAIGMVAEAEIGEAAEVTEPGTAAELRRVLQGLGLPTALPAGLAPADILSAAASDKKARAARIRYALLSEAGSTATDRSGSHTIAVEDAVALRALSRCQPRERRDASV
- a CDS encoding AMP-binding protein; translated protein: MALDQRFAGHTVAGVLEAQAAENPDRVFLIAGNRRFTYAQVNARSTALAAALIELGVERGDRIAVDLPNWPEFVVSLFAAAKLGAVIVPLNPRYTVPELQYMLRHSEATVVISAEDFGGTDYLQLFEGFLTSLPELQYLVTVGEEDLWYDDRIYQFEDLVSSGESGTEVVTPELDPVQDTFAILYTSGTMGKPKGVALTHENLISTSALTADAIGLSADDVVFGVTTVFHVFGLGPGIIGTAMAGATLVLQEQFLPDEALHLIEQHRVTVHYGVPTVYVTEMRELDVTEADLSSLRVGIVAGAPIGDELVQRIRDALCPNLHVAYSLTETSSTVAMTRPEDPLDKKLFTVGRPLPGTEMRVLDLDGTILPSESLGEIAVRGPGIMKGYYRQPGETAQVFDDEGYFLTGDLGMIDEDGFVHIVGRRKELIIRGGFNVYPREVEDRLHAHPAVLDVAVVGLPHEVLGEVVCACVVPVEGAIVTGEEIKEWCRGTLADYKVPDLVRFFDSFPLTGSGKVRRVELARMVSAEESSRRP